In the Channa argus isolate prfri chromosome 6, Channa argus male v1.0, whole genome shotgun sequence genome, TCCCTAGTGGACTATTCTGAAACTGATGATACAGACGAAGGCTATATAAACGATGGCTCTCATACAGTCAtccaaattaacaaaattacagaaaacattctgGTATGTCTTAAATTCCAGTAAAATGTTCATAGTGTCAAGTGTATAGCATGTGTGTAGCATCAAGTGTTAAAATCCTTGTCCTGtgattgatttttataaaacattaacaaaaattgATTGCCATACCTTAACATTACACCCATTTTGCAGGATAGTGTACCAGATCATTCTGATTTTCTCCAAGATTCAAAGAGTGAGACTGTAGTGGATGAAACTGATAATGAGGATAATGCTGTTCCTAAGCTTAGAAGAACAAAAAGCATTCTGGTATGTCTCTGACAAAATATCGTGTCAGTTCTGTTAATACCAACTAAGTGGATAAGGCAATTTCCAAGCATTTCCCctgtaatgatttttatttaacataactgTTTTTGCAGATGAATAGAATACCACATTTTTCTGATGCACTCTATGATTCAAGTGATGACAGCACAGAGTGTCCTTCATCATCACAATCTAAAAAGGCTTTCCAAAGGCCAAGAAGAAGGTGTTGCCATCCTGTaagtctattttattttttatcttaccCTTTAATGCTATTAGTTAGTGGGCAGTGCAATTCAAACTCAGAATTATAATATTGTGCCTTTGTGAATatgtttgcataatttaaacacttgcacttttaccggagaagtcattttttaaactacGCCTGCGCAGTTTTATGCTGTAGATTCAAAtagtttgcaattttttttgtcccaatAGTTTAACATATCTCAAATTTGTGAATTTACTTTGAATGAAAGTAATTTCACTTAATGCCCCTATAGAGAGTATACTATTCTAACAGGCAGTTGACAAAAGTGTAGCCAAGTTGTCACACTAACACAATAATTTGTAGGGAAAGatattaacaacatttttttttttctttaaaagattgAAGATAGTCTTATACAATCAGATGAAGCAAGTGGAGAAAGCGAAGAGGAGTATATTCCAAATCCCAGGGAAGAAAGCACAGACAGTGATGGTAGCTTGGAATTATCccttgaaaaaaagagagagaacaacatTGGATCTACTAGTCAGAGAAGAAGCAAGTCTTCTAGTCAGACCCAGTCTGAGTCTAGTCAGAGCAGAAACATAGTTGTTGCAAGTTGTGATTCCACACAAAGATTTCCTGAAGGCACAGCTGATGCAAATGAGGATGAAACTGCACTCCTTGAAGAGccatctgtttttgttaatcCAGTTTTGAAAAAGGAGGATGGGTCAAGgagatataataaaaaacatcagtgctTGTACTGTGGACAAGTAGTTCAGAAAATGTCAAGACATTTGATgcgtaaacacaaaaatatgattGATGTTGCCAAAGCTTTTAGTTTGCCAAAGAACTCAAAAGAAAGGCGACTGCAATTAGATTATATCCGAAATAAGGGGAACTTTGAGCACAACACTGAAGTTTTGGAGAGCCACAAAGGCAAACTCATCCCATGGAAacaaccaaagaaaagaaaagaaggacagGAATATACACATTGTGTGTACTGCTATGGATTGTTCACAAAAACAGTGATGTGGCGACATTTCAAGGTCTGCAGGTTCAAGCCTCAGGGGAAGCCATCTAAACCAGGAAAAACAAGAGTCCAGGCATTGTGTGCTTTTGCTGAACCTGTTCCACCTGGATTAAGTGAAGCATACTGGAAGTTCTTAAGTGATATGAATCAAGACAAGATTGCAGTAGCAGTTAAAGAAGACAACTGCATTCTACAGTATGGTTACAGGCTGTTTATGAAGAATGAGAAGGTAATCAGCCAACATCAGTACATTCGACAAAAGCTGAGAGAGCTTGGTAGACTGCTATTGGAAGCAAAAAAGATTGCACTTGTGAAGACTATCAAAGATCTCATAAAACCTGAAAAGTACAATCATGTTGTCACTGCTGCAAGATGCCTGGCTGGATTTAGTGATGAAACTGGCAGATATCAACGTCCATCTCTTGCTCGCAAAGTGGGACACAGCTTGCATTCTTTGGCCATGTTTCTCAAGTCTGAAGGATTAAAGAACAAAGATAAACAAACTGTCAAGGATGCTGAGGATTTTGCACAGCTATACCAAGAGAGTTGGAAATTTGACATTGCAAGCCAAGCACTAACCCAGCTTGACCAGACCAAGTGGAATTCTCCTCAACTTCTACCATTCACACAGGATGTCCAGAATCTTCATTGCTACTTGTCTGGAAAACAGCGGAAACAATTGAATGCCCTGAAAGAAGAGCCTTCACCCTCAAACTGGAAAGACCTTGCTAGAGTGACACTGGCACAAGTTATTCTCTTTAACCGCCGGAGAGCAGGAGAGGTATCCAGAATGCCTTTGTCAGTGTACTTATCAAGAGACacatcagaaacacatgaaGATGTTAACTTGGCCCTTACAGCACTCGAGCAGAagctttgcaaacattttattcgGATAACCATAGtaggaaagagaggaaggaaagttCCTGTTCTCCTCACTCCAGACATGAGAGAATCACTTGATACTCTGACTGAAAAGCGAGAAGAATGTGGAGTGTTTAATGAAAATGGATACTTGTTTGCATTACCACAATCTGTCCATTACCTCAGGGGTTCAGACTGCATTAGACAatttgtgaatgaatgtgatGACATAAAAACTCCCAAAGCACTAACCTCAACAAAACTCAGGAAACACATTGCTACCCTATCCACCGTTCTCAATCTCAAGACTACAGAACTTGACCAGTTGGCAGATTTTCTTGGGCATAACATTGAAGTACACAGAAAGCACTACCGTCTTCCAGAGGGCACCCTACAGCTAGCAAAAATAAGTAAAGTTCTCCTGGCAATGGAACAGGGACGGCTAGGAGAGTACAAAGGGAAGAGTCTGGATGAAATTCACCTTGATGTGAATGGTATTAAGACTTATtatatgtcaatgtaaaaaaaagaaacatttaaaaaggacaatttcTGTCTAAtcctacttttaaatgtttcactttaactAATTGACTTATGAAAAGGGCGAGTTTTGTAGATTAACTTTATCTACAGTCAGCAATTTATGCAGTACTTTATTACACTCTTGATCACATCAGTTTTCAGCTTTCCAATTCATTTTATCAattaacattttagaaactgttGACATGGAGGAGTGTTCACAAGAGGACATAGAAGGTATGTATGTTGTTTTATCTTAAGTGGTTGGAATGAATGATTTCTCAATGGATATGAATACTTTTGACTAGTGCATGTGGATTTTGTTTGGACGATTAAATGCTGGCAGGTTTCTGTAGCTATTGACCACATTTAGGAAtaattttgctatttttttaaagccagcATCTATTTTCTATAATGTAAAATAGTACATATGAGAATTCTTTTGTTTGGGGTGTCCTTATCAAGTTTTTAATCATGGGAAACTGTCAGTGGGAATTAATATTAAGGCACCGCTGTTTTCCACTCAAtagaaaaaagctgtaaactcCCTGTAGGGGTGCAGTTCTAGTGAAGTCAAAAAGCTTTTCACACATATTCCAAAGTTCAAAAGAATTCTTACAACTTACAACTATAAAGTAGTGTGGATCCAAgcctgttttaattatttatttttgcccatATATCaagttgcattttctgtgtaGTCCAACTGAGCTTCTCTAGGTGTGGGATATGGAAATCCAACCTGTTGAGAA is a window encoding:
- the LOC137128669 gene encoding uncharacterized protein, which codes for MKKIIVDGKPHLCLFAVRKIEIGEEIDYNYGDSKWPWRKKVKNKKAPAVVIGTSPIHHPSHKDSKTDDASSKVENKQTPTLAVETDISPIDHPTCEDSNKDDPSTQVENKQTPTLAVETDISPIDHPTCEDSNKDDPSTQVENKQTPTLAVETDTSPIDHPTSEDTNKDDPRTQVENKQTPTLAVETDTSPIDHPTCEDSNKNDPSTQVFTVNSFSLVDYSETDDTDEGYINDGSHTVIQINKITENILDSVPDHSDFLQDSKSETVVDETDNEDNAVPKLRRTKSILMNRIPHFSDALYDSSDDSTECPSSSQSKKAFQRPRRRCCHPIEDSLIQSDEASGESEEEYIPNPREESTDSDGSLELSLEKKRENNIGSTSQRRSKSSSQTQSESSQSRNIVVASCDSTQRFPEGTADANEDETALLEEPSVFVNPVLKKEDGSRRYNKKHQCLYCGQVVQKMSRHLMRKHKNMIDVAKAFSLPKNSKERRLQLDYIRNKGNFEHNTEVLESHKGKLIPWKQPKKRKEGQEYTHCVYCYGLFTKTVMWRHFKVCRFKPQGKPSKPGKTRVQALCAFAEPVPPGLSEAYWKFLSDMNQDKIAVAVKEDNCILQYGYRLFMKNEKVISQHQYIRQKLRELGRLLLEAKKIALVKTIKDLIKPEKYNHVVTAARCLAGFSDETGRYQRPSLARKVGHSLHSLAMFLKSEGLKNKDKQTVKDAEDFAQLYQESWKFDIASQALTQLDQTKWNSPQLLPFTQDVQNLHCYLSGKQRKQLNALKEEPSPSNWKDLARVTLAQVILFNRRRAGEVSRMPLSVYLSRDTSETHEDVNLALTALEQKLCKHFIRITIVGKRGRKVPVLLTPDMRESLDTLTEKREECGVFNENGYLFALPQSVHYLRGSDCIRQFVNECDDIKTPKALTSTKLRKHIATLSTVLNLKTTELDQLADFLGHNIEVHRKHYRLPEGTLQLAKISKVLLAMEQGRLGEYKGKSLDEIHLDVNETVDMEECSQEDIEDYGIPEEQGTKHVDSVASHQEDTSMALVSENEVIKLQ